The genome window GCCTGGGGggacagcagctcctccagccctctgccccctccttTTGCCATGAGAAACAGATCCTGCTACACCCCAGTGTACATCAGAAATGGGAACAGGgcccaaaaccagccccaacCCCTTAAAGCAGGAGGGTCTTGTGGAGTTGCTGGATTCCCACAGGACCAGAAACACCCTTGTGGTGGTCTGAGGCTCAAAGCCAGCAGAAGTGGGAGCtctggggggcaggggggttGCTCAAGGCATGGAGAAGCCCCTGGTTCCCGTTCCAGCTCCAgggcagctgagctgggctgagcccacAGCATGATGGAGGAGCTGAACGACagggggatgggatgggatgggacgggacgggacgggacgggacgggatgggatgggatgggatgggaattgTGCCCCTCCCCCCCAGCCATGCAGGTCCTGCCATGGCATCACCAGCTCCCAGTGTCCTGCCTCTCTCCACAGcaccctgtgctgctcccagccctcagAAAGGAGTCCCCAGCCATAGTCCCTcacaggcagcaggaaaaagcCCCCTTGGATCACCAACAGCGAGAAAAAACCCTTATTTCCCTCACTTTTCTATTTCTTAAGGTGGTGCCCAAgccatccccagagcagcaggacttACCCTCCCCACGAGGGACGCTCAGTGTGGGGCACACGGGGCCGAGGGGCTCCCCAGGTCAGAGGGATGCTGGTCCCACCCCGCTCTCATCTCTCTTACTCAAGGCACTTTCCGTTCTGGGGTGACACCAACTGCCGGTGCTCACACATTTCCTGTTTTCTGCGTCGCAAGTGGGGTGCAGGAAGGACCCATCCAGAGGCTCACggtgtccccaaagtccccacaTCCCAAGGCACCTCTGCAAAGGCACTGCCAGTGCCATCAGGAAGGGCAGCAAAGTCCCTGTCCCTTCCTGGTTTGCAATGgtctggggctggggggtgTTTGGAGTGGGGGGAAGAACAGCAGACAAACAGCAAATGTTATTTTAGAGCTCCAAATAACCCAAAATACAAGATTATCTATAGCCCACATATTATAACGTCCTACCAAAGACAGAACAACCTGAAAATCCCCCCTGTGGAGGCTCTTTGGCCCCAGCATTTGAAGATGTCCCCCCTGTGCTGTTctctaatgttttttttttaaggctccTGGCTGAATTATAAACTTGGCTTTAAACTGAGCACCAAACCCACCGGCTGCTGCAGCCACTCTGCTTCATGAGGGACAGGGGGATCAGATGGACCACAAgcatttttcctgctctttaaCTGCAAAACGTGAAGAGAACTCAGGCAGGAGGAAACACTGTTATCTCTAGGGCATTACTCAAACAAACATCCCCCGGCCCACGGCAGATGTGAGCCCAGGCTCCCAGGGCCGGAGCTGTGGGGTGGAAGCTGATGCCCCAGCTCTCTCTGCCCATCTAAACAGGTGAAATCCCTCACTGGGAACCAGCCACAGCCTGCTCATTTGCTGTTTAACCtaagggagcagcagccagctcaGGTCCATCCGCTCCATCAGGGCCAACGAAAGCTCAGCTGGATCTTCTCCACACTCTGGGCAAAGCTGGTGCTGCTTACCCCAAACTGAAGCATCCCCTCGGTCAGGCTGGGGAGCTCAGCGCATCCCCTCACCCTCCAACCCTCTGCAATGTTTGTTGCTGCACAGAGAAGGCTGGATTTTGGCTTTCCCCAAGGATTTGAGGAGAAGATTTTCCCTTTTGAAGGGAAAACCCTAAATATCCGTGGGAGAGCTTAATTTGTGCCCTCTGCCCAGCAAGACTCTGGCATTGTGTTTCCAGTGGATTAGCAGTGGTCACCAGAGGGCACAGCCCGGGAGGGAGGGCACGATCCAACCCCGAGGAGATGCTGGAAGGTGCCAGTGAAACAGGATTGAATGTGGACAAGGGAAGGGAAGCACCTGCCCCTCCCCCTGTGGGGGTTTGACCCTACTTTGtgctgaggccaggctggggtgggagcagtaaaacacagcctgggctgaaagtgggagctgctgggagcccaTCACTCTTTTGTGTCCCAAAGCTGGGGGACACAGTCCTGGAGTGTCCTGGGGACTGAGAGCTCAATCCCTGGTGCCCAGCAAAGCCAGAACCTGGCTCTTCTCAGAGCCACAAACATGGACAAGGGGGTTTCActgatttatttctcatttccttCATTGCTACTGCTCCTGGTAAATGGGAGGTGACAGCAGGggggagctcctggcagcagccagggggCTTTGGAAGGACTGACATAAGGGGAAAGATTACAGGGGCTAAATCTGTAGGGTTTGACTGAGCAGCAGCTCAAAGGCTGCGTGTGTGTCAAGGGCCATGGGCCCGCACGGATGTCACCCCTCACtccagggacaggcagaggcTTTAGGGATCCTCAGCTGAACAATGACACGAGGCTGTTCCTTGCCATCAGCTTTCTTTTCATCTGGATCCTCTGCAAATCAGGTGATTTCTCACATTAACCAGAACCTGAGTCTGCATCCAAGCCTTGCTCAGTCCTCCAAGGAAGCAGCCAGTGGTAGAGACATCCCTGACTCCCCTGGGATCTCGGTGTCACCCGGGAAATGCCACTGCACATTTCCACCAGCAGTGCCACCATATGCTCTTGTGTCCCCATCGCACAGCGTGGGTCACCCTTGTGGCCTGGGCAGCCAGCATCCCTCTAAAGGGGTAAGGGAGGGGAGCAGCTTGCCCGTGGCTAATGGCCACTTGCACCACGGGACTGGGTCCTGAGGGCAAGGGGGAACAGGGTCACAGTGGGGAAGGGGGAATGATGGGGGCAACAGAGGAGCCACAAGGGCCTCCAGGGACATCCCACACAGACAGCACTGGCttctgctggggacagggtggtaGCACCAGAccactgtccccagggaagggggtCAAGCACAGAGGATGTGGCAAGGTTTTATCCCTCTTAGCCCTCACAAAGGCAGATCCCAGCTCAGGGCTGCACCCCCTGAGGGATCCCCAGCCTTTGGAAcacccccctcccccagccagGCCCTGCTCCCAGTCGCCCACATTAACCCAGAATGCCTTTGCACAGGTGTTTATTCAGAGTTAACACTTACAGACAAACAGGTATTTCCCCTCTCCCCACATCACTTAAtagcattattttaaatataaataaacatttaatgCTGGGAGCTTGGCAGCTTCACCGACAGCAAAGTGCATCGTGGTGCAAGGTGGGAGATCAACCCTGTCCCTTTTCTTCCTGGGACCATCTTGCACCAGTTTCCAGAGTCCAaatccagcagagcaggagatgAACTCCATGAAAGTGCTGAGACTTGACAGTGTCGAGTCCCTCAGGGACTCATCCTTCAGTGCTGGAACtgagcagcctctgctccaggccacCCCTtggtcccagagcagagccaggtAAGGGtcctctccctgccagccccaaaggagaaaaagtcCAGGAAAACAAGCTACAATTCCTTATTTCAGCATCATTCCTGCTGCCGAGCAGGACTTCTTCCTagaggagcccagcagagccagagcaggggCTCCCCAGCCTGGTGTCAGTGTTGAGGgaggcagggacacaggggcaaGCAGCACCACTCAACAAGCCAACAACAAGGTAAGAAAGTGGGATGTGGGGCCAGCAGAGTGCAGGGGATCCCAAAGCCTCCCGGGGGCAGTGTTGGTGCCCCGGTGGCTGCTCCGGGGAGTCACCCCAAGGAAGGTTTGTCCAGGGAACAGCTTCCTCTGCCCAGAGCCGTGGGAAGGAGCAACCTCCACATCACTCTGCTCCCACACACAGAGAAGTGTTCGGGTCCATCCTGTTGGGACAGAGGGCCACCCCcatgtgccagcagcaggggtGTCCCGGGGCTCTACAGTCCACACCAATGACTTTTCTTAAAGATATCTGGTGCCACCAGGTGGTTGGGACACAAGTGTCCCAAAGGACCAGCCCCTGGGCAGGGGACAGACCACGGCTGGACAGCAGGATGGCACAAGGACGCTGTTTggaggcacaggcacagggcagaggaCGCTGTTCTGCAGGCAGGGCAGTGCCTTAGATCCACCAGGTCCATCTCAgtcctcctccagccccaccGTGGGGCTCCTCCTCTACATTGCACACAGTGAAGGTCCCTCAGGACCCCAGAGTTACTCATAAATAGGGAACTACAGACTCTACATTGCTACAGGTGAGCACAGCACAGGGCGGGGGAGCCACGCTCGCTCCGGTGGTGGCAGCTGCCCCAGCGAGTcacggccggggccgggcagggacGATCCTCCGCTTGGCACTGTAGAAGtctggaaggaagaaggaaagggtTGGAAAGTGTCTCCAGCCcgctgggagcagcagagcaggaagagggaggtgtccccagggaggcTCCCCAAAACCAGGCCAGGTGGTTTTCACCCTAAAGCCCCCATGCAaagctgctggagagcagagctgtgagtCTGCATCATCTCTGCTGTTTGTCTCATCTGCAGTTCTACTCCAGGCCCTGACCATGGAGGATAGGAAGACATTTTCACTGTGAGGGAGGTGAGACACTGGCTCAGGTTGCCCAGTTCTGGGTGCCCCAaccctgaaagtgttcaaagccaggttggataaAGGCTTGAGCAACCATAGTGGGAGGTGTTCCCGCCCatgggaccttaaagatgatttttaaggtctaTTCCAACCCCttaaaattctgtgattctatgactgGGTCAGGCCATTGGAAATGAAGGTGATGAATTTGGGGGCATCTTCAGCTACAAAACCCACAGGCCCAATGCCAGTCCCCTGCACAAACCCAGCAGCCAAAAGGCACCAAGCTGGTGGcctttttccctttggaagATGGGCTCTGCTTCCCTAGGAGAGATCCAGGGAGggtgggacccctccccaaacccaagagccaggcagggctctggCACCCAAGtcccctctctctgtccctgccaTGACATCAATGCCACCAAGCCCCCAAGGAGTGACACCTACCCCCAGACTCACCTTTGATCGTGGTCTGCCCACGTTTCAAGCTCTGCAGGGAACCAGCCTTGTAAACCTTCGAGCTCTGCTGAGCCTCCTCAGGGCAAATCCTGCCAACACGGTCCTTGGGGGGGACCCTGTGGGCCAAGGAgctcctgctgtcactgctgatGACAGCCCTGACCAGGCTGTGAACCTCCTGGGGCGTCTGCTCAGCCACCAGGATCCTCTCCCACTTGAACGGCCCTTCCAAGGGAGTCTCTGTCTCAAAGTTGAAGTTCCAGCGCTGCTGAGCTTCTTCCAGCTGTTGTTTCATCTTGTCCTCAAAGTCGTGCTGGAGCTGCTCGTGGTCCACGGGGCCAAAGAGGTTCCTGCAGGCCTTGCTGCTGCATGGggtctgcccagccctgctctgggacAGCGGCATCGTGGCGGCTGCGGGGAAACCAGAGCGAGTTACAGGGGTTGGGATGACGGGAGCAAACACAGGGGagtgctggccaccagggcaAAGCACATGGTAGCCAAGGTGGGACAAGCTGGGCTGGGTCTGCAGTGAGGCAGTTCAGAGGGGACTGACACATCTGGACTCTGACTTCGGAGATTTTAGCAAAGACTTGAGCACGGCTGAGGTCAGACACAGCCCAGTGCGAGACAGGAGGGTGGGGAAGGTGTCAACATTCCCTACTCCTCCTCCAGCAGGCAAAGCCCTGCCAGGTTGGAGCATCCAGCACCTTGCTGCCACAGACTCCACCCAGAACACCCCTTGGGGCACCAGCCTGAGAGCCACACCAGGATGATGCTCCCCTGGTCCCCAGACACTGCCCAACCTGCTCATTCCCACTTCCATACAGGCAAGGGCAAGTTGGCACACGGGCCAGTGAAGCAACAGGATGTTTTTCTGGCCAGTTTCTTCATCTCAAGAACTCAGACCCGGTGGTAAGGAAACCTTCAAGCAACTGCAAGAACATGCCACAAGCTTGACCACTTTGTTAACCACCCTCCTTATCTGCAAGGAGCTGTTGGGTAACCAGAAACAAgaccttgtttgttttttttcaaatcgGTGCCAAAAGCCTTGACCTTCCTAGTAAGTGACAAAGCCTTTCCATCCGAGCAGTCCTCCCCCTGACACACATGTGGGGATAATGGACCCCTCACTACACCCCACTTATGAGGAACCTCGACATAGAATcagaattgttaaggttggaaaacacCTAAAATATCGAGTCCAGCTGATAAGAGTCAGCACTGCTCTGGGATTTGAGTTTTCAGAGCTAAGGCTTGCCCCTGCTTTGACAGCCACACTCACTAAATCAGCTTTAAAAGGGGAGATTCATAGCACCCATTTCCCACCTAATCTGGGACTCTCAAAGCCAGGCCACAAAAGAtcctccccagccccaaacGTCCCCAAGAAGTGAGTTCTCAGCCTCCTGCAGGGAAGATTTCTCCCCAAACTCAGTACCTGCAGCCCCTCTGGATTGCCTGTGCCACAGTGTCTTCCCCACATTCCACCCCTTGAAGTGTGCAAGAAGTGACTGAATGTGGCACTCAGAACTGTGGTTTACTTGACAAGGTGTGGATCGGTCAGATTTTGGACTCGaggatcttggaggtcttttccagccttaatgatccAGTGATTCTATTACCAGGCATGTCACCAAGCCAGTGTGccagtgggcagcaggggagtgcccagcccaggggctgggggccaCATTCAGTCCCTGTGGCCACCTCCGTGGGCACCCTGTGCTCAGACTCAGCACCCCGAGTAAAAATAGAAATCCAGCTTCCTATCTCCGGGCAGTCTGAGCACACAGACAAGGGTGACCTCACTGCCAGGCAAGTCCCAGCATGTCCAGGCAAGCCCGGGCAGGTAGTGGGAGGGGGACACGTTCCGTCACCCTGGCCACAcaccccccagccctccccgcCTGCGTCACGAGCCGATGTCCCCATTCTCAGGTCAGCGACGCGACTCAGGTGCCACCCTGGAGCCTCAAGATAACACCCTCGCCCTGACTCACGTCTGCAGATTGCCAAAGCCACCAACGAGGGAGGGACCGGGGCCGGGTCATCGTCCCCTCCCATGGGGCTGGTGCCGCTTCCAGCGACCTCTGCCCAGCAAGAGCCCCGAGGCTCCCGGCAGCCGGCAGGAACCCCAAGATTTGGGCGAGGAAGCGGCAGGTGCACGGCCCCATTAAAACCTCTTCCAGCCGAGCTGGGTGATGAGAGCACCCCTGGGGGACACCCAGCGGGGCTCCACGGACACCTGCGACACCCAGGACCAGTCACACCAGTTTGGGGAAGGCTGGGCGAGCAGGAGGGGCGGGGGGCACCCGCGTCCGGGAGTGGCTGAAGCCGCTGATCGCGCGCAGAGAACGCCCGGCTCATGACACCGATGGGCCCGGGGGGGCTGGCACGGGGGTGGCCGGTCCCCGCCCGGACCCGCAGGATGCTCGGTGGCGGGACCGCGCCCGCACCGCGCTCCGCACGGCACCGCACGGCACCGCACGGCACCGCGCAGCACAGCACCGCGCCCCGCACGGCACCGCGCAGCAGCGCGCAGCACCACGGGGCGAGAGCGacccagcccggcccgggggcTCTGCATcccccggggggctccgggggctcCGCACCGCCACCCCGGCACCGCCACCCCGGCACCGCCACCCCGGCACCGGGCGCGGCCCCGCTCTCTCCCAGCGCCGGGGACGCGGCCCCAGGCGGAGCCACCCCCGCTACGGCGTCTGCCCCGCTCCAGGCACCGGCGCTTCCCGGGGAAACCGGCGCTTCCCGGGGAAACCGGCGCTTCCCGGGGAAACCGGCGCTcgccctccctccctggccagcGAAAGACCGGAGTCGCCAGTCACGGCCGCGCCCGGTCCCGCCCGCACTCACCGCCGTCTCCCCGCGTCTGCCGGTGCCCGGCGCGTCCCCGGCCTTTATAGGGAGGGCGGGGCGGAGCCGGGAGCCG of Anomalospiza imberbis isolate Cuckoo-Finch-1a 21T00152 chromosome 26, ASM3175350v1, whole genome shotgun sequence contains these proteins:
- the CDKN1A gene encoding cyclin-dependent kinase inhibitor 1, which gives rise to MPLSQSRAGQTPCSSKACRNLFGPVDHEQLQHDFEDKMKQQLEEAQQRWNFNFETETPLEGPFKWERILVAEQTPQEVHSLVRAVISSDSRSSLAHRVPPKDRVGRICPEEAQQSSKVYKAGSLQSLKRGQTTIKDFYSAKRRIVPARPRP